The window CTTATCAACGGTTGGCTTCAATGTATTCGATGCATCGAGCAACATTTTTGTATTCGTTACCTGTGCAACACGCTCTAATGATGACTTATCATGACGACCATTTTTTCGAATTAAATAATCATGCACTTTCATGTAGCCATCTGGATCATTCTTCCAAACATTCAATGCATATTGGGCTGAATTAGTATCAATACCCGCAACCTCACGTTGTTGCAGAGGAACAAAAACATTCACGACCCGTACCTCTTGGTTTTCCTCTGTTAAGCGCTGCAAAACAGGATCTAAACGCTTGCAGTACGGGCAGTTAAAATCAGTAAAGTTAATAATGGTTAATTTCGGATTTTCTGAGCCAAACGCTGCTAAATCGGGGTTGTTGTATAGCCAATCATGATACTTCTTCAACGTCACTGCTGTTTTGTTTTCTTGGTCAATATACATATTCAAGCTGGTTAATAAACCATCAATCAATTCTGGCTTTTGTTCCAAAATGGTTTGAATCTTAACTAAGTTATCTTGCTGTTCTGAAGTTAAAGGTGCAGCTTTTGCTGGTATAGCTGCCACAAATAATACAGCAGAAACAGCTGCTGCAATTAAAGAAAGTTTTTTCACAATAAAATCCTGTAGTAATAATAAAGAACGTTTTAATTCATTTTTTATACCAATCTGGATAAGTAGATATTCATAAATTTGCGCAGCAAAAATAAACAGATACTTATTTAGGTTGCTATTACTTCAGGGCTTATTCCAGAAAAACACAATTATGTAAGTGGGTGCGATATTGAGGTAATGCAGGAGAACATGGCTGCCAATGCAAGTAGAAACGGCACGCCATACATAACGTAAGCA is drawn from Photobacterium profundum SS9 and contains these coding sequences:
- a CDS encoding DsbA family protein gives rise to the protein MKKLSLIAAAVSAVLFVAAIPAKAAPLTSEQQDNLVKIQTILEQKPELIDGLLTSLNMYIDQENKTAVTLKKYHDWLYNNPDLAAFGSENPKLTIINFTDFNCPYCKRLDPVLQRLTEENQEVRVVNVFVPLQQREVAGIDTNSAQYALNVWKNDPDGYMKVHDYLIRKNGRHDKSSLERVAQVTNTKMLLDASNTLKPTVDKSYQVFSELGLNGTPAMLIGDQILPGYLPYDQLKPIVEEALKKLS